In Treponema denticola, one genomic interval encodes:
- a CDS encoding DUF2004 domain-containing protein gives MKKIEHKYFGQLNLATTDDVEVIWEKEIQGIDTWLWLGKNVEPSTGILDLYAQFLANIDNKIKDARKVLITYLKDDSYYIDFHIEECGLEDLPSDITEFVSKMTVTNVDLWIDSEQPHIAMDFMIAPDESDEILCVKFGEDAKIISIDWES, from the coding sequence ATGAAAAAAATAGAACATAAATACTTCGGTCAGTTGAATCTTGCAACAACAGATGATGTGGAAGTAATTTGGGAAAAAGAGATTCAGGGGATAGACACATGGCTTTGGCTCGGCAAAAATGTAGAACCGTCTACCGGCATACTCGACCTTTATGCACAGTTTCTTGCGAATATAGACAATAAAATAAAAGATGCAAGAAAAGTGCTGATAACATATTTAAAAGATGACAGTTACTATATCGACTTTCATATTGAAGAATGCGGACTGGAAGATTTGCCGAGCGATATTACCGAGTTTGTAAGTAAAATGACGGTAACGAATGTAGACTTATGGATTGACAGTGAACAGCCGCACATCGCAATGGATTTTATGATTGCACCTGATGAAAGCGATGAAATACTCTGCGTAAAATTCGGTGAAGATGCAAAGATCATATCCATTGATTGGGAAAGTTAG